One stretch of Streptomyces sp. NBC_01142 DNA includes these proteins:
- a CDS encoding ABC transporter permease yields MITWYHSWRAAIRIARRDAWRSKGRSFLVLAMIALPILGVSAADLTVRSAELSTEQSLERSLGAADARLVDAQMGGVPIMQSPDANSSIPVGNFDNKPYPEGGTDVTKVLPAGAKSLTDTTGSAKLHTTHGLLNTEIRELNSSDPLVKGIMAVDSGHLPQKADEVAATTHFLESSGLKVGSKLTARGFDREYKIVGAYELPDSLKTDEVTALPGALLAPLDKALEGAGLPGTEATTTHLVSVAGGFTWNMVKEANTKGVTVTSRAVALDPPAKSEIPIYQQEGWGQFEESTAAKAAALAAVGTVVGLAMLEICLLAGPAFAVGARRSRRQLGLVGANGGDRRHIRAIVLAGGLVIGFAAAVVGTVLGLGLTFVLQPLLEDYMGKRFGSFDVRPLELLGIGLLAVFTGLMAAIVPAITSSRQSVLASLTGRRGVRKSSRVLPVIGLIATALGAAIALYGSTMTSQFIVVAGGSALAELGVVALTPALVGLFGRIGRILPLSPRLALRDAVRNRGRTAPAVAAVLAAVAGTVAVATYTASNDAQGRADYQARLPHGAISMTIDEDGGRDVPAVRATVQKLMSIDVRADVDRVVVGKANCSMYSDAEGCGRHEVVVPKANECPLWTTDPAKPNEDPAEKYSPAERRKLADDWRCKSSSGEGSLVVGDAKLLKVLEIDDAAAEKALAAGQIVSFDKRNVDKSGKIGVRLITDNKAASKAAEQGKETPGEIKAFSAHQVAGEPNSYGISMIVSPAAVKSAGMSTVPYGAYYSTDKMPSSEQRQRLDGELNKTGTAIDLHVEEGYTSENSIILLALTVFAGLITIGAAGIATGLAQADAEADLKTLAAVGAAPRVRRTLSGFQCGVVAAMGVVLGSAAGVLPAIGLRLTEKRQMMEWHEHALNEGYGGIDELPYVPIIVPWATLAALLVAVPLGAALLAALVTRSRGALARREAT; encoded by the coding sequence GTGATCACTTGGTACCACTCCTGGCGGGCCGCGATCCGGATCGCCCGCCGCGACGCCTGGCGCTCCAAGGGACGCAGCTTCCTCGTCCTCGCGATGATCGCCCTTCCCATCCTCGGTGTGAGCGCCGCGGATCTGACCGTGCGCAGCGCCGAGCTCTCTACCGAGCAGAGCCTCGAGCGTTCGCTGGGCGCAGCCGACGCCAGGCTGGTCGACGCCCAGATGGGCGGGGTCCCCATCATGCAGAGCCCGGACGCCAACTCCTCCATTCCGGTGGGGAACTTCGACAACAAGCCGTATCCAGAGGGGGGGACGGACGTCACCAAGGTGCTGCCCGCCGGCGCCAAGTCCCTGACGGACACGACGGGTTCCGCCAAGCTGCACACCACACACGGTCTGCTGAACACCGAGATCCGTGAGCTCAACTCCTCGGACCCGCTGGTCAAGGGCATCATGGCCGTCGACAGCGGCCACCTCCCGCAGAAGGCCGACGAGGTCGCCGCGACCACCCACTTCCTGGAGAGCAGCGGGCTGAAGGTGGGCTCCAAGCTCACCGCGCGCGGGTTCGACCGGGAGTACAAGATCGTCGGTGCGTACGAACTTCCCGACTCGCTGAAGACCGACGAGGTCACCGCACTGCCCGGCGCTCTCCTCGCCCCGCTCGACAAGGCGCTCGAGGGGGCCGGGCTGCCCGGCACAGAGGCAACCACCACGCATCTGGTGTCCGTTGCCGGCGGTTTCACGTGGAACATGGTCAAGGAGGCCAACACCAAGGGTGTGACGGTCACCTCGCGTGCCGTGGCCCTCGACCCGCCGGCCAAGTCCGAGATTCCGATCTACCAGCAAGAGGGCTGGGGTCAGTTCGAGGAGAGCACGGCCGCCAAGGCCGCCGCGCTCGCGGCCGTCGGCACCGTCGTCGGCCTTGCCATGCTGGAGATCTGCCTGCTGGCAGGGCCCGCCTTCGCGGTCGGCGCCCGGCGCTCGCGCCGCCAGCTCGGCCTGGTAGGCGCCAACGGCGGCGACCGCCGCCATATCCGCGCCATCGTCCTCGCCGGCGGTCTGGTCATCGGCTTTGCCGCCGCCGTGGTCGGTACGGTCCTCGGCCTCGGCCTCACCTTCGTGCTGCAGCCGCTGCTCGAGGACTACATGGGCAAGCGCTTCGGCAGCTTCGACGTACGGCCGCTGGAACTGCTCGGTATCGGGCTGCTGGCCGTGTTCACGGGCCTGATGGCCGCGATCGTGCCGGCCATCACCTCCTCCCGGCAGTCGGTGCTGGCCTCGCTCACCGGCCGCCGCGGCGTACGCAAGAGCAGCCGCGTGCTGCCGGTCATCGGACTGATCGCGACAGCTCTGGGTGCGGCGATCGCGCTCTACGGGTCGACGATGACCAGCCAGTTCATCGTCGTCGCAGGCGGCAGCGCCCTCGCCGAGCTGGGCGTGGTCGCGCTGACCCCTGCGCTGGTGGGACTGTTCGGCCGGATCGGCCGCATCCTGCCGCTCTCCCCACGGCTCGCGCTGCGCGACGCCGTACGCAACCGGGGCCGTACGGCTCCCGCCGTCGCCGCGGTGCTGGCTGCCGTCGCGGGCACCGTGGCCGTGGCGACGTACACCGCAAGCAACGACGCTCAGGGCAGGGCCGATTACCAGGCCCGGCTGCCGCACGGCGCTATCTCCATGACGATCGACGAGGACGGCGGCCGGGATGTTCCGGCGGTGCGCGCCACCGTGCAGAAGTTGATGTCCATCGACGTACGGGCCGATGTGGACCGGGTGGTCGTCGGGAAGGCCAACTGCTCGATGTACAGCGACGCAGAGGGCTGCGGCCGCCACGAGGTTGTGGTGCCCAAGGCCAACGAGTGCCCGCTGTGGACGACGGACCCGGCCAAGCCGAACGAGGACCCGGCGGAGAAGTACAGCCCCGCCGAGCGACGCAAGCTCGCCGATGACTGGCGCTGCAAGAGTTCGTCGGGCGAGGGCAGCCTTGTGGTCGGCGACGCGAAGCTGCTGAAGGTCCTGGAGATCGACGACGCGGCGGCCGAGAAGGCACTGGCTGCCGGGCAGATCGTCTCGTTCGACAAGCGCAACGTCGACAAGAGCGGCAAGATCGGCGTCCGTCTGATCACCGACAACAAAGCGGCCTCCAAGGCCGCCGAGCAGGGCAAGGAAACACCGGGCGAGATCAAGGCGTTCTCCGCGCACCAGGTCGCCGGTGAACCCAACTCGTACGGAATCTCGATGATCGTGTCACCTGCCGCGGTGAAGTCGGCGGGGATGAGCACGGTGCCGTACGGCGCGTACTACTCCACCGACAAGATGCCGAGCAGCGAGCAGCGTCAGCGGCTCGACGGCGAGCTCAACAAGACCGGCACCGCCATCGACCTCCATGTCGAGGAGGGCTACACCAGCGAGAACAGCATCATCCTGCTGGCGCTGACGGTCTTCGCCGGGCTGATCACCATCGGTGCGGCCGGTATTGCCACGGGCCTCGCCCAGGCCGATGCCGAGGCGGATCTGAAAACGCTCGCCGCGGTCGGCGCTGCGCCGCGGGTCCGCAGGACGCTCAGCGGGTTCCAGTGCGGTGTGGTGGCCGCGATGGGTGTGGTACTCGGCTCCGCAGCGGGTGTGCTGCCGGCGATAGGACTGCGACTCACCGAGAAACGCCAGATGATGGAGTGGCATGAGCACGCGCTCAATGAGGGCTACGGCGGCATAGATGAGCTGCCGTACGTGCCGATCATCGTTCCCTGGGCGACACTGGCGGCACTGCTCGTCGCCGTCCCGCTGGGCGCGGCACTCCTGGCGGCGCTGGTCACCCGCTCCCGCGGCGCGCTGGCCCGCCGCGAGGCAACCTGA